Below is a genomic region from Hylemonella gracilis.
AGACAGCGCGACTCGAAATAGCGGCGGTTGTGCACGCCCGTGAGCGCGTCCGTCAGGCCCACCAGCTTCAGGCGCTCGGCCACCAGGGCGTTGTCGAGGCAAATGGCCGCCAGGGCCGCCAGACGCTCCAGGAAATCCGTGCTGTTGCCGGCCGAAAAACGCATTGCGTCGCGACTGCCCAGATTCAGACTGCCTATGCATTCGCCACGGTGCAACAGCGGCAGCAAGGCCGTGCTCCCGAGTCCGCGCAGCGCCACGCCCTGGAACAGGGCCGCCTGGACCGGATCTGGGGAGCCCAGCATGGGGCGCCAGCCCCGCGAGTAGATCTGGCTGAGCAGTTGTCCGCTGCCCAGCAGCAGCAGGCGGGCAAACCAGTCGGTACCCACAGCGGCATCCTCGGACGCGCCCTCGCCTTGGGGCTCGGCCGACAGCCCGGGTTCGGCGGATGACGCCAGGTCGGCATCGACCTCGCCGTTGTCCAGCGCGGCCTGAACCGTTTCACTCCAGCCTTCACTGAGCACGCGCGCGGCCTCGTACTCCGGATCCACCAGGGCCAGGGTGACGGCGTCGAGTTCGAACAGCGCGCCGAAATCCACCAGCAAGGCCTGCACCAGCGCGGTCAGGGACGGGGCGGCAATGAGCTGGCGCTCGATCTGATCAAAACGGCGCAGTTTGGCCTGATTCAGGCGGGCTTCGCTCAGGAGACGGTCGAACTGCGTGCGCAGGCCGGACAACTGCTCCTGCGCGCTGCCGAGCTGCTCGCGCAGGAGCATGTTCTCGCCGCGCAGCTGGTCCAGCGGCGAGCCCGATGCGCCAGCAACCCTGCCGGCACCTTCGCCGGGCTCGCCACCCGTTCCAAGTTCTTTCATCCCAAGATGTTACAGCGCCCGCATCAAGGTCGGATGCCAAGGTGCTTCAAGAAGTACACCACCACCAAGGCACGGCCGACGTGGCTTAGCATCGGCCCATGTCCGCGCCCCTGGCCACCCCCGCGAATCCAACATCTCCTCCCCCTGCCGCGGGTTATGCGCGCCTGCTCACGCCCGTTCTGCTGGGCTGGCTGGCAGGCATCGCAGCGCAACTGCAGCAGGGCAAACTCTGGCCCCTCGCCAGCTACGGCCTGCTCGCGGCCTCGGGACTGGCGCTCCTGATCGCCAGTGTCGTCAGCCTGACATCGCGCGTCCCCGGCACGTCCACACCCGCAGCCCGGACGCAGACTGACTTGCCTTTTGCCGGCCCACTGCTGGCCCTGCTGGCGGCCGCGCTGCTGGCCTATGCCAGCACCGGGTTGCGCGCCTTGCATCTGCAGACCCAGGCGTTGGCACCCGTGCTGGAGGGGCGCGACCTGACGCTGACCGGTCACATCGCCGCGATGCCGCAACGCACCGACAACGGCACGCGCTTCCTGTTCGAGGTCGAATCGGCCGCGCTCTTTGAACAAGGCCGCGTCGCGCCACTGCCTGGATCACTGCACGTTCCCGAGCGGCTGATGCTGACCTGGTACGGTGCCTGGCGCGACGACAATGGCGCCCTGTTGGAACCCTTCATTCAGGCACCCGACCTCCAGGCAGGCGAACGCTGGCGCTTCAACGCCCGCCTGCGCGCGGTACACGGCGCACGCAATCCCCACGGTTTCGACTACGAGTTGTGGATGTGGGAACAAGGCCTGCAAGCCAGTGGCTATGTACGCACGACCCATCGTGACCCGGTGCCGGCGCTGCTGACCCCCAACCCGCCCTGGTGGGCCGCCCCCTACCGGGTCGAGCAAGCGCGCCAGCAGGTGCGCGACGCCATCGTGCGACGCGCACCGGCCTACACGCCGGTGCTACCCCTGAGCCGCGCGGCCACCGCCGCCGCCCGGACCCCCGCCGAATTCGAGCCACCGACTGCGCGGCCAACCGAAATGACCGCGCCGACCCAGGCCGCGGACATGGCGACGGACCCGGCGCAAGACCGGGCCGAGGCCATGAACCGGCGCAATGCCTATGGCGTCGTGGCCGCGCTGGTCACGGGTGACCAGCAAGCCATCGCGCGCGCCGACTGGGACGTCTTCCGCACGACCGGCGTGGCGCACCTGATGAGCATCTCGGGTCTGCACATCACGCTGTTCGCCTGGCTGGCCGCCGCCCTGGTGAGTGCGCTGTGGCGCTACACGCCCCTGCTGGGCGCGCAGCTGTGCCTGCGCTGGCCCGCCTCGCAGGCCGGCCTGCTGGGCGGCCTGCTGTTGGCGACCGCCTACGCCCTGTTCAGCGGCTGGGGGGTACCGGCCCAGCGCACCGTGCTGATGCTGGCCGTGGTCACGCTGCTTCGGCTGACGGGGAGGCGCTGGCCCTGGCCCCAGCTCTGGCTGGCGGCCGCGGCCATCGTGCTCGCCGTCAGTCCCTGGGCCTGGTTGCAGGCTGGCTTCTGGCTGAGCTTCGTGGCGGTGGGCGTGCTGTTCGCCAACGGCCGCTCGGACGAGGGTCGCGCGCCATCCGCGCGGGACGCCACCCCCAAAGTACACCGCAGGCTGGCGGCCCTGGCCGGCGGCGTGCTGCGCCCGCTGTGGCACCTGCTGCGCGAGCAAGGGGTCGTCACACTGGCCCTGGCGCCGCTGACTCTGCTGTTCTTCGGACAGATGTCCCTGGTCAGCCTGCTGGCCAACCTGGTCGCGATCCCCTGGGTCACCCTGGTCGTGACGCCGTTGGCGCTGCTGGGCACCCTGGGCGTGGCGGCCGAGCCACTGGCCCCCTACAGCGCGCCGCTGTGGGATGCGGCTGCCTGGGCGGTGCAGTGGCTGAACACCTTGTTGGCCGGGCTGGCCGAATTGCCTCTGGCCGTCTACAGCGCGCCCCAGGCGCCGATGTGGGCGGCACTGGCGGGTGCGCTGGGTGGCCTGCTCTTGGTGTTGCGCCTGCCCTGGAGTCTGCGCCTGGCAGGCCTGCCCTTGCTCTTGCCCGTGCTGCTGTGGCAACCCCCCGCGCCTGCGCAGGGCGAATTCGAGTTGCTGGCCGCCGACGTGGGCCAGGGCCAGGCCGTGCTGGTGCGCACCGCGCGGCACGCGCTGCTGTACGACGCAGGCCCACGCTACACCAATGAAAGCGACGCGGGCGAACGCGTGCTCGTGCCCCTGCTGCGCGCGCTCGGCGTGCGTCTCGACGCGCTGCTGCTGAGTCATCGCGACGCGGATCACGCGGGCGGGGCAGCGGCCGTCCTGACAGCGCATCCACGCGCCGTGCTGCTGAGCTCACTCGACGCCGCGCACGAGCTGCGAACGGGCCGTCAGGCCCTGCGCTGCGAGGCCGGGCAATCCTGGGAATGGGACGGCGTGCGCTTCGACATCCTGCACCCGCGTGCGACGGACTACGGCCTGATCGCCGGACGCACGCCGCGCGCCAACACCGTCTCGTGCGTGCTGCGCGTGCGCGCCGCCACCCCCCGGGCACCCGCCCTCGCACCGCGCTGCTGGTCGGCGACATTGAAAAAATGCAGGAACTGCGCCTGGCGGCGCAGGCCGCGCAAGACCCGGACGGGTTGGCCGCAGACCTGCTGCTCGTACCGCACCACGGCAGCAAGACCTCCAGCTCCGAAGTCTTCCTGGACGCTGTGGCCCCGCACATCGCCCTGGTCCAGGCGGGTTACCGCAACCGCTATGGCCACCCCGCGCCGGAAGTGCTGTCGCGGTATGGCGCGCGCGGCGTCGCCGTGCACGACAGCCCGCGCTGCGGCGCGGCAACCTGGCGGTCCGACCAGGCGGGTCAACTGCGCTGTGAACGGGTGGCCGATCCCCGTTACTGGCAGCACCGGTATTGAAAGAAGCTTGCGCCAGATCAAAAAGACCGACTGAAAACCCTCCAGGGATGTCCCCAAACCAGCCAATGCGATCCAAAATGGCCGGGTCGCTTTCCCGACATCCTCGAAAGGAGCTCTCATGTACCAGCGCATCCTCGTTGCCACCGACGGCAGCACCCTCTCGAAAAAAGCCGTGACCCACGCGATCGGCCTGGCCAAGCTCAGCGGCGCTGAACTCGTCGCGCTCAAGATCGTGCCCCGCTACCCCCGGTCCTATTACGAAGGGGGCTTGATGCTGCCAGCCAACGACATCACCAAGATCGAGAAGCAATGGGCCACTCAGGCGCAGGCGGTCGTCGACGCGGTGGTCAAGTCGGCCAACGCCAAGGGCGTGTCGGCCAAGGGTCAGGTTGTCAGGGCCGAGCTGGTGAGCGAAGCCATCATTGCCACGGCGAAGAAGCAGAAGGTCAGCCTGATCGTCATGGCCTCGCACGGCCGAAACGGCCTCAAGCGCCTGCTGCTGGGCAGCGAGACCCAGCAAGTGCTGACGCACTCGGCGGTGCCGGTGCTGGTGCTGCGCTGAGCAGAAGACCAGCCGGCGATGGCCGGCCCGCCGGCCACGGGGCGGGTGACTAGACGAACAATGCCTTGTGCTGTTCGCGCAGCACATTCTTCTGCACCTTGCCCATGGCATTGCGCGGCAGTTCAGACACGACAAAGCAACGCTTGGGAATCTTGTAGCCCGCCAGCTTGGTCTTGAGCGTGGCGACCAGTTCCTCGGCTGAGAGCGTCGCGCCCGGTTTGGCCGTCACCACGGCCACGCCGACCTCGCCGAAATCCGGATGCGGGACACCCACCACGGCGCTTTCCATCACGCCAGGCAGGTCGTTCAGGTAACTTTCCACCTCGGCCGGGTAGACGTTGTAGCCGCCGCTGATGATGAGGTCCTTGGCGCGGCCGACGATGGTGACGTAACCCCGTTCATCCACCTTGCCCACGTCCCCCGTCTTGAACCAGCTATTGCCCGCCGTATCCTGCGTGAACTCTTCCGCGGTCTTCTCGGGCATGCGCCAGTAGCCCTTGAAGATGCCGGGACCGCGCACCTGGATGCCGCCGATTTCCCCCGCGGGCAGCGCCAGGCCCTCGTCTCCACACACGCGCAGGTCCACACCCGGGAGCGGAAAGCCCACCGTGCCACCGCGCCTTTCGCTCTGATTTTGATAGCGAGCGTCGGGGACGTAGGGATTGGAGGTCAGCATCACGGTCTCGCTCATGCCGTAACGCTCCAGGATGGTGTGACCCGTGCGCTCCTGCCAGTCCTTGAAGGTCTCGATCAGCAAGGGGGCGGAACCGCTGACGAAGAGGCGCATGTTGCGCACCGAATCGCGCGTCAAGGCAGGCTCCGCCAGCAAGCGCACATAGAGCGTGGGCACGCCCATGAACACGGTCGCCTCGGGCAGGCGGGCAATGATTTTCTTCGGATCGAAACGGCTGTACCAAAGCATCTTGCTGCCGCTGAACAAGGCGCCATGCACCGCGACGAAGAGGCCATGCACATGGAAGATGGGCAGCGCGTGGATCAGCACATCCCCGCGACCTTCCGGCCCTCCCCCAGTCCGCCAGCCCCAGTAGTCTTTCAGCACCCGGGCGTTGGACAGCAGGTTGCCGTGCGTGAGCATGGCGCCCTTGCTGCGACCGGTGGTGCCGCTGGTGTAGAGGATGGCGGCCAGGTCGTCCTTGGCGCGCGCCACGGGCTGCTGCTGGTCGCTGTGGTGCACGGCGCGCTCCAGCAGGGAGCCCGTGCGGTCCTCGCCCAGGGTGTAGACATGGCGCACGCCGGCCTGGAAGGCCAGCTTGCCGACCCAGCCGAAGTTGGCCGGCGTGCAGACCACCACAGCGGGCTCGGCGTTGCCGATGAAGTAGGCCATCTCGCCGGTTTGGTAGGCGGTGTTGAGCGGCAGATAGACATGGCCCGCGCGCAACGTGGCCAGGTAGAGCGCCAGCGCCTCGACGGATTTCTCCACCTGCACGGCGATGCGCGACCCGGGCGGCAGTTCCAGCGAGGCCAGCAGATTGGCCAGCATGGCGCTGGCGCGATCGAGATCACGCCAGGAATAGACCAGGCCCTGACCTTCAACGCCGCCATCGGTTTCGATGGCCGGTCGGTCCAGGTCGGCAGGAAAGGCGGCGCGCAGGGCGCTGTAGAGGTTGGTATCGAGGCTCATGGGCTGAAGAGGTCGGTGGGTCGTGGGTCAGAAATCCGGCTTGCGTTTCTCGGTGAAGGCGAAGATGCCCTCGCGGTGCTCGGCGCTGTCGGCATAGGCGTAGGCACCCGTCACCAGGGCCTCGGCCGGCCGGCCCTGCCCCAGCGCCCGCAAGGTCTGCTTGTTCAGGCGCGCGGCCTGCGGCGCCAGGCTGGCGATGCGCGAGGCACTCTGCAGAACATGGTCGGCCACGGCTTCGTCCGCCTGCAGTCGCTGGACGAAACCGCGCGCCTTCATTTCGGCTGCGTCGAACACGGCGGCCTCGAGCAGCATTTCACGCGCCGTGGCCTCGCCCGTGGCACGGGCCACCAGGGCAGCCTCGCGCGGGGCCATCGGAAAGCCCAGCTTGGCGATGGGCGCGCCGAAACGGGCCGAGGCCCCCGCGATGCGGAGGTCGCAGGCGCTGGCGATTTCGACGCCCGCGCCCATGCAGTTGCCTTCGATCTGCGCGATCACGGGCACATCGCAGTCCAGCAAGGCCTGCAGGCCACCCCAGACCTCGCCTTCGTGGAATGCGCGCAGGCTGACTTCGTCGAAGCGGAAATCCGCATACTCCGAGATGTCGCCGCCCGCGCAGAAATGGCCGTCCGCACCCCGCAGGACCACGCAGCGCGCCGCGCTCGCGGCGGGCTCAGCCTGCAAGCCGGTGAAGACAGCGCGCAGTTCACGCCACATCGCGCGCGACATGGCGTTGAACTTGCCGGGATGGTCCAGCGTGACCAGGGCGATGGCGCCCTGGCGCGTCAGGCAAACACGTCCGCCCATTACTCCAGCTTGGCCCCCGACACCTTGACCACCTGCGCCCAGCGCTTGACCTCGCCGCTGACGAACTGGCCGAACTGCCGCTGCGTGAACGGGCTGAACTCCGCGCCCTGCTTGGCCCAGACGGCTTGCGCCTCGGGCGTGGCACCCGCCGCGCGGATGGCTTCCACCGCCCGCGCCTGTGCCGCCGCGGGCATGCCCTTGGGTCCCCAGATGCCGTACCAGGTCTGCACCGTGTAATCGGGCAGGCCCACCTCGGCGGCGCAAGGCACGTCGGGGAAGGCCGCATTGCGCTTGGCGCCCGACACCATCAGCGCCTTGACGCGCCCCCCTGGATGTGGGTGGCCGAGGAGCCCAGGCCATCGAACATCATGTCCACATTGCCCGCGATCAGGTCCTGCAAGGCGGGCCCGGCGCCCCGGTAGGGAATGTGCGTGATGGCCGCGCCGGTCTGCTGCTTGAACAGCTCGCCCGCGAGGTGGTGCGAGGTGCCGCTGCCGGCCGAGGCGTAATTCAGCTTGTCCGGGTTCTTGAGCACCATGGCAAGAAAGGACTTGAAGTCGTTCTCGGGCACTTTCTGCGGATTCACCACCAGCACCTGAGGCACGGTGGCCACCAGCACCAGGGGCACGAAATCCTTTTCGATGTCGTAGTCCAGCTTGGGATACATGGCCGGGGCGATGGCATGGTGCACCGCGCCCATGAACAGGGTGTAGCCATCCGGCGCGGCCTTGGCCGCGATGCTCGCGCCCAGCGTGCCCCCGGCCCCACCCCGGTTGTCGATGATCAGCTGTTGGCCCGTGACCTTGCCGAAGGCCGCCGACAAGGGCCGCGCGAAGGCGTCGGTACCGCCACCAGCGGGAAAGGGCACGACCATCGTGACCGGCTTGCTGGGCCAGCCTTTCGACTGGGCCTGACCCAGCAGCGGGCCGGCGGCCAGGCCAACGGCGGCGTAACGCAGCACGCTGCGTCGATTCAGACCCCGAAGGGTGGTGTCATTCATGCTTGTCTCCTCTTGTTGAAATAAAGATCCACGCGGTGGATCACTGCACACGAAACTGCAGTTCCTCGATGGCCCCTGCCACGGCGATGCCGCCCTCGGCCAGTTGAGCCCGGTTGCGGTCGAGCCGCTTGAGATCGTACAAATAGTTGACCATGAGGCCGTAAGACTGCTGCAGGCCTTTGGCCGATGGATCACCCAGCCAGTTCAGGCGCTCGACGCGCGCGCCATTGCCCAGATGGAAGCGCGCCACCGGGTCCACCGGCTTGCCTTCGATGAGCTCGTGCCCCAGGTACTGGGCGGCGCACTGCAGCAGCCAGCGCCGTAGCGGGGAACGTGCGTCGAGCGTCGCCACATGCTCCAGGGCCCGCAGCAGATGCGCCGCGGTCGGGGGCTCGAAGCCGGCCGCGCGGCCCAGCTCGATCCGATCTTTCTCGGGCGTGATCGCCAGCAGGCGCTGGGCGTTCTGGCCCAGCCACTTGCGCAGGCCTGGAATGGGCGACAGGGTCGAAAAATGCTTGAGACGTGGAAACTCCGAGCTCAGGGTTTCGACCACGCGCTTGATCAACGAATCGCCGAAGCTCACGCCACGTAAACCGTTCTGTGTGTTGCTGATGGAATAGAAGATGGCCCAGGTCGCCTTGTCCAGGTCGGCCGCGGCGGCCTTTTCATCCAGCAACGGCGTGATGCTCTCGGCCATGTGCTCGATCAGCGCGACCTCGACGAAGATCAGCGGCTCATCGGGCAGGCGCGGATGGAAGAAGCCATAGCAGCGGCGGTCGGAGTCGAGACGGTTTTTCACGTCGTCCCAGCTACGGATGTCGTGCACCGCCTCGTACTTGATGAGTTTTTCCACCAAAGAAGCCGGCGAGTCCCAGCTGATGCGGCGCAGCTCCAGAAAGCCCACGTCGAACCAGGTGGAGAACATGTATTCCATCTCCACGTCCAGGGCCTGCAGCCGCTTGTCCTGCTTGAGCCAGGGCTGCATCTCGGCGCGCACGTCCACCAGGAAGCGGATGCCTTCGGGCAGCACGCTGAAGCGCTGCAGCAGGCGCCGGCGCGGCGACACCGTGGCACGCCGGTACTGCACTTCGGCGGCGGCCTCATCGGGCGTGCCCACGGCGGCGGCGAACTTGGCCTGCGCCGTCTTGATCTTCTCGGGATCAGCCGTGAACATCTCGCTCATCAGCAGCCACATGTCGCGCCTGCGCTCGATCGTCGCCCGCGTGTAGCTCTGGATCAGCACCTGGGCTCGTCGCCCACCCTCGACCTCGCTGATCCGCGGATCGATCGTGTCGCGCAACTCCTCCAGCGTGCGCCGCAGCATACGCGGCGACATGGCCTCGGCCTTGTGGCGCAAGTTGGCCGCCAGGCGATCACGCGTGGAGCGTTCGACCTGAGCGTGGTCCCGCGATGCAGGGTCACTGTCCATGCCAGCCCGCGCGTTTCCGCCACCTTTCGATGCCCACCGGTTCGGTTGGACGATGGGCAGGAGGCGCGTGACTTGGCGGCTGATCCAGCTCGCGGTGTTCATGCCAACCTCCGGTTCTGCTGGCGAGCCAGCTCGCGCAGCGCCTCGCGTTGGCGTGTCAGGTGCGTGCGCATGGCGGCCTCGGCGCCCTCGGCGTCGCGCGCCTTGAGCGCGGCGAAAACGGCAAGGTGCTCGCTCAGGCTTTGCGCCAGCCGGCCCGGCGCGTGCAACTGCTGCAGGCGCGCGAGCTTGAGGATCTTGCGCAGATCGCCAATGACCTGGGCCAGCCAGCGGTTGTCGGCCAAGGTGATGATGGCCTCGTGAATGGCGTAGTTGATGTCGTAGTAGTCGACGATGCGCTTGCCGCGCGCGGCCTTCTGCAGCCTGTCGTGCAGCACTTCCAGCGCGGCCAGGTCGGCGTCGCTGGCGCGCAGGGCGGCCTCGTGGGCGCATCGCCCCTCGAGCAAGGCGATGACGGGGAAAATCTCCTCGAGGTCACGTTCGGTGACTTCGTTGACGAAGCAGCCGCGACGCGGCTCGTGCCGCACCAGGCCCTCGGCCGTGAGCACCTTGAGCGCCTCGCGCAGCGGCGTGCGCGAAATGGCCAGCCGCTCGCACAGGGCCACCTCGTCCACGAAACTTCCCGGCGCCAGTGTGCCAGTGAAGATTTCCTGGCGCAGAGTGTCGGCGACCTGTTCGTGCAAGGAATTGTGGACGACGCGCATGGAACGGGCCTGATCGGCGAGTGAGGCGACATCCGTCCAGGAGTGAACGGGTAGAGCCCCTGCCTGTTCGTAATTTTCTGTAATTATGGGTAATTACGAATCCGTGCGAACCCTGAGCTCCACCAGCACAGGGCTCAAACTCCCAGGGAAAATCAGCGTCGCTGGCTCTGGCGTCCGGCCCAGGCCCACAAGGCCGCGCCCCCGACGATCATGGGCACACAGAGCCACTGGCCCATGCTCATGCCCAGGGCCAGCAGACCCAGGAAATCGTCCGGCTCACGGAAATACTCCGCGATAAAACGCAACACGCCATAACCAAACAGGAAGGCGCCACTCACCTGCCCGGTCTGGCGCGGCCTGCGCGCATACAACCAGAGCAGCACGAACAGCAGCAAGCCTTCGAGCAGGAACTGGTAAAGCTGTGAGGGGTGGCGTGGGAGCAAGGAGCCGCTTTGCGGAAACACCATGGCCCAGGGCAAGTCAGCGCTGGCCGCGCGCCCCCAGAGCTCGCCGTTGATGAAGTTGCCCAATCGCCCAGCCGCCAGGCCAGTGGGCACACAGGGTGCGATCAAGTCCATCACCTGCAGCCAGGATCGTCGACGCGAACGCGCGAACCAGACCATGGCCAACAGCACACCGATCAGACCACCATGGAAACTCATGCCACCTTGCCAGACAGCGAAGATTTCCAGTGGGTGCGCCAGATAGTACGCAGGCTTGTAGAACAGGCAATAGCCGACTCGCCCCCCAGGATGACGCCGAGCACGCCATAAAACAGCACGTCCTCGACATCACGCGGCAACCAGCCTGCACCGGACTTGCCAGCAGTGCCGACGTAAGCCGGGTGCCGCAAGCGCAGGCGTGCCAAGGTGTAGAACAGGCCAAAGGCCACGAGGTACATGAGGCCGTACCAATGCACGGCGAGCGGGCCGATCTGCACGGCGATGGGGTCGATTTGGGGTGCGAGCAACATGGGGCTATTGTCGGCGGATTTGAGCCGTGCCTGCACCCCACGGGATTTGCGCCCCGAGGCCTCAGAAAAAGAGACGGCAACAGGCGGCAGTTAACATGCGGGCCTGTTTTCCGCCAGGAATCCCCGCCCCATGTTCGTCCTCGACTTCGCCCTCAAGGCCGTGAAACTGCTGCACAGCGAGGAGCGGCCGATGCAAATCGGCTTCGGCTTCGCGCTGGGCAGCGTCATCGCGCTCACCCCCCTCGGCAGCCCGCACAATCTACTGGTTCTCCTGCTCCTGTGCATCATCAACGTCAGCTTCTCCGCGGGTCTGCTGGGCATGGTGCTCATGGCCCCGCTGGGCTACCTGCTTGACGGTGTGTTCAACCGCCTGGGCCAGTTGCTGCTGATTGATCTGGACGGGTTGACGGCCTTCTGGACCGCGTTTTTCAACACGCCGTTTGTCGTGTTCACGCGGCTCAACAACACCGTGGTGCTGGGCTCCCTGGTCGCGTCCCTGGTGCTGCTCGTCCCCATGGCCTGGCTGGTCGCCTTCGCCGTACGCCGCTATCGCAGCTCCTGGCAGGCCCGCATCCTGCGCTCGCGCTTCTACCGCTGGTTCTCGATGACACGCTTCTACGTTTGGGGTGCCAAGGCTTATGGCTTCGTGTACGGAGGCAGCCGATGACATCCGCCACTCCGACACCCCCAACCGCCGGCGCTCCTGCGGCCGCGCCAAAGAGCGTCCGTTTCTTCCGCTTCTCCGCGCTGCTGCCGTTTGCGCTGATCTCCGCGCTGATCGTCGCAGGCTATCTGCTCTTCTTCGACCGCATCGTCAAGCGCGGCCTTGAAGCCACCTTCACGGCGATGAACGGCGCCAAGGTGGAGATCGGCAGCTTCGACTTCAGCCTGCTCAACACCTCGGTCAAGACCCGGCGCATCCAGTGGACGGACGCCGACGCGCCGATGAAGAACCTCTTCGAGATCGGTGCCACGGACTTCACGCTTCAATCCAGCCCCTTGTCCGTCGGCAAGCTCGTGGTCACACGCATGGCCATTGAGGATCTGCGTTTCGGCACCGAGCGCACAAGCTCAGGCGCACTGCCGCGCGAGAAGACACCCACCGCCACCCCGTCCGCCGGCCCCGAGACCTCGGACGACATGGTCGCCTCCCTCGAAGCCTATGCAAAGGGCATTGATTACAAGGCCATCGCCGACAAAATTGGCCAGCCCGAGGACATTCCGGCCGTGCGCCTGGGCAAGGAACTGGAAGCGAAGGTCCAGGCACGCGCCGACCAATGGAAGGAACGCCTGCCCGCGATGACCGAGCTCGGCGATCTGCAGTCGGCCTCCGACGAAATCCAGGCCATTTCGCGGCGCAAGTACAAGCTGCCCGACGATCTGCCGCAGTTGCGCAAGGACTTGGACACCTTGAAGGACGCCAGGAAACAGCTGCGGGCCAAACAGGATGTCCTGAAGCAGGCCCGGCAGGCGCTGCAGTCCGATGCCCAGGAGCTGCGCGCCAGCTATGCGCAGGTCACCGAGCTGCGCGACGCGAAGCTGAAAGACCTGCTGCTCGACCCCCAGAGCGATATGTTCAGCGCCAGCAAGCTGCTTTCCGCCCTGCTCGGCGATGCGCTGGTGGACAGCGCACGGCAGTACTTGGGCTACTACGAGAAGTTCAAGGGCTACCTGCCCGAGCAGAAGCAGACCGCCGAGGTGAAGGTCGTGCAGCAGGCGCGTGCTCGCGGGACGACGGTGGACTTTGTGCGCGCGGGCGCCCTGCCCTCGGTGTACATCGGTCAGATCGACCTGTCGGGATCTTCTGGCACTGCCGTGCTGTCAGGCACCGTGCTCAACGCCAGCTCCGATCTGTCGTACAAGCCCCTGCTGCTCAGCATGAACTTCCGCGACCCACGCCGCAACGCGGACGTCGCCACCTTGCGTGGTTCAATGTCGGGCGCCAAGGAGGGCCTGAGCGCCAATATCCAGTTGAACATCCATCAGTCGCCGCTGCAAGGTCTGACAAGGAGCCTGGACAACAAATACCTGGCGGGCATGGATGGCAAGGCCGACCTCCGCGCCACGCTGGACGATGGCCCGCAAGGACTGGCGCTGGCCTTGCGCATCGAGGGGCGCGACGTCAGCTTGAAGCTGAAGCCAGGCAGTGTGGGGGTGAACTTGGAACGCGTGCTGGGCACAGTGCTGACCCAGATTGATCTGCTGACCCTGGATCTGGACTACGTCAGAAAAAAGGGAGCGGACGGTCAACTTCGGACCACCACCCACCTGCGCAGCAATCTGGAGCCCATCCTGAACG
It encodes:
- a CDS encoding malonyl-CoA decarboxylase, with translation MNTASWISRQVTRLLPIVQPNRWASKGGGNARAGMDSDPASRDHAQVERSTRDRLAANLRHKAEAMSPRMLRRTLEELRDTIDPRISEVEGGRRAQVLIQSYTRATIERRRDMWLLMSEMFTADPEKIKTAQAKFAAAVGTPDEAAAEVQYRRATVSPRRRLLQRFSVLPEGIRFLVDVRAEMQPWLKQDKRLQALDVEMEYMFSTWFDVGFLELRRISWDSPASLVEKLIKYEAVHDIRSWDDVKNRLDSDRRCYGFFHPRLPDEPLIFVEVALIEHMAESITPLLDEKAAAADLDKATWAIFYSISNTQNGLRGVSFGDSLIKRVVETLSSEFPRLKHFSTLSPIPGLRKWLGQNAQRLLAITPEKDRIELGRAAGFEPPTAAHLLRALEHVATLDARSPLRRWLLQCAAQYLGHELIEGKPVDPVARFHLGNGARVERLNWLGDPSAKGLQQSYGLMVNYLYDLKRLDRNRAQLAEGGIAVAGAIEELQFRVQ
- a CDS encoding GntR family transcriptional regulator; this translates as MRVVHNSLHEQVADTLRQEIFTGTLAPGSFVDEVALCERLAISRTPLREALKVLTAEGLVRHEPRRGCFVNEVTERDLEEIFPVIALLEGRCAHEAALRASDADLAALEVLHDRLQKAARGKRIVDYYDINYAIHEAIITLADNRWLAQVIGDLRKILKLARLQQLHAPGRLAQSLSEHLAVFAALKARDAEGAEAAMRTHLTRQREALRELARQQNRRLA
- a CDS encoding TIGR03546 family protein codes for the protein MFVLDFALKAVKLLHSEERPMQIGFGFALGSVIALTPLGSPHNLLVLLLLCIINVSFSAGLLGMVLMAPLGYLLDGVFNRLGQLLLIDLDGLTAFWTAFFNTPFVVFTRLNNTVVLGSLVASLVLLVPMAWLVAFAVRRYRSSWQARILRSRFYRWFSMTRFYVWGAKAYGFVYGGSR
- a CDS encoding TIGR03545 family protein, with the translated sequence MTSATPTPPTAGAPAAAPKSVRFFRFSALLPFALISALIVAGYLLFFDRIVKRGLEATFTAMNGAKVEIGSFDFSLLNTSVKTRRIQWTDADAPMKNLFEIGATDFTLQSSPLSVGKLVVTRMAIEDLRFGTERTSSGALPREKTPTATPSAGPETSDDMVASLEAYAKGIDYKAIADKIGQPEDIPAVRLGKELEAKVQARADQWKERLPAMTELGDLQSASDEIQAISRRKYKLPDDLPQLRKDLDTLKDARKQLRAKQDVLKQARQALQSDAQELRASYAQVTELRDAKLKDLLLDPQSDMFSASKLLSALLGDALVDSARQYLGYYEKFKGYLPEQKQTAEVKVVQQARARGTTVDFVRAGALPSVYIGQIDLSGSSGTAVLSGTVLNASSDLSYKPLLLSMNFRDPRRNADVATLRGSMSGAKEGLSANIQLNIHQSPLQGLTRSLDNKYLAGMDGKADLRATLDDGPQGLALALRIEGRDVSLKLKPGSVGVNLERVLGTVLTQIDLLTLDLDYVRKKGADGQLRTTTHLRSNLEPILNARLRAYVDAEIAKFNRELRTRFDAEVDQALAPLKQKLDGFDQSGTLSAALGDTDKLDAAHTKLETELNQKLKAEENRFKSKAKDKLKSLL